A stretch of DNA from Arthrobacter jiangjiafuii:
TGATGATCTTCGGCGCAACCGACAGCATGTTCGGCGTCCGCGATTCCGTGGAGATCATGGGAATTCCGCTGGGCGTCCTGATTGGCATCTTCGCCGTCGGCCTGGCCGCGTTCTCCCTGATTGTGGACTTCACCTCCGTGGAGCAGGGTGTGAAGGCGGGCGCTCCGCAGCGCTACTCCTGGACAGCTGCCTTCGGCCTGACCGTCACGCTGGTCTGGCTCTACGTGGAGATCCTGCGCATCCTCGCAATCCTCCGCGGCAACGACTAACAACCGGTATCCGGTTCCCCCGGATGCCGCAAAGAGGCCAGCAGGCAACCAGCCTGCCGGCCTCTTTGTGCGTTAAGGGTCATCCACTCTGTGCATGCCGTGAAGCGGACCGTAGTATCCGGTGAGGCCGGAGCTTTTGGGTGCGGCGACAGGGGGATAAGCATGGTGGAATCAACTCAGACCGAGCTGTCTCCGGCCCGGCTCCAAGTGCTGCTGCTGGCGCATCCCGACCTCGACGGCTTCCTTCAGGCACTTGCCGCCTATCTCTCGGAACACCTTGCCCCGGTACTGGGCAGCTCTGCCCCGGCCGGCTGTTCGCTGCGGATCGTGCGTCCGCGCCGGCAGCCCGTGCAGGTTGGAGACGGCCACGTCCACCAGATGCCGGACATGGCAGCCGCCTCCGTTCCGGTGCCGGGCGTGGAACCAGCCATCGCCGTCCTCTCCTGTTTCCGGTCCCGGCCCGGACCCCTCGGGGCCGAGGACGTCAGGGCCGTTGAGCTGGCCGCGGCCGGGATTGCCCCCGCACTGGCCCTGGCGCTGCGGCTGGACGGGCAGGCGCACCGGGCGAACAACCTGCAGGCCGCCATGGAATCGCGGACTGTCGTGGATCTGGCCGCCGGCATCATCATGGGACAGAACAACTGCAGCCAGGACCGGGCAGTGGAGATCCTCCGCAGCGTCTCCAACAGCCGCAACGTCAAGATCCGCGACGTTGCCGCAGGCGTGGTGGCGGTGGTGACTGACCGCGTGAGCACACACTTTGAGGAGTGACGCAGCTCGAAGGAGCCGCTGTAGGCTGGAGAAATGAGCGCACCCGGCTATGCCACGGCTGCTGTCCCCGCCACCGGCACCCAATACCAGCTTGTCCGTGACACGCCCACCGGGCGGGCGGAAGCGAAAATCGCCGCCCTCGCCGGCGCGCTGCGCAGCTATTCCGTGGACGGGACGGAGTACGTGGAAACCTACGCCGACAGCTCGCTGCCGCCGTCCGCCTGCGGAATCCTCCTGGCTCCCTGGCCGAACCGGGTGGCCGGCGGCCAGTGGACGCTTGATGGCCGCACCCAGCAGCTGGACATTACCGAACCATCGCTGGGCAACGCCAGCCACGGGCTGCTGCGCAACACCGGCTACACCCCGGCCGGAACCCCCACGGCGGGCAGCCTCACCCTGCAGGCCGAGATATTTCCCCAGCACGGATACCCCTTCCACCTCGTTCACGCGGCCACCTACAGCCTGGACGACGACGGCGGCCTCCGCGTGCGCCAGCACCTGACCAATGTGGGCGGGGCCCGGGCGCCGTTTGCGCTGGGGTCCCATCCCTTCCTGCGCGTCGGATCCGTCCCGGTCGAAGACCTGACGCTGACAGTGCCTGGACGCACCCGCCTGACCGTTGACGAACAGCTGATTCCCACCGGACAGGAGAGCGTCTCCGGAGCCGGCGACTTCCGCAGGGGCCGCCGGATCGGTGACCTGCTGTTGAATACCGCCTATACGGACCTCGAACCGGAGGACGGCGAATACCGGCACCGCCTGCAGGCACCGGACGGATCCGGCGTGATGCTCTGGAGCACGCCGGAGTTTGGCTATGTCCACGTATTTGTCACCGAAGCGTTCCCTGGACGCACCCGCGCGGTGGCGCTTGAGCCGATGACCGCTCCCGCCAACGCCCTTAACTCGGGGGAGGGGCTGCGCTGGCTCGAGCCGGATCAGTCCTTTGCCGCGGAATGGGGAATCCGCCCGGAACCGGCCCCCTGACGCAGCCGCGTAAAGGCTGCGTAAAGGTGGGAGCTACACCGAACCGATGTGGAAAGATGAGCCCATGAGACCTCACGCACGCAGTGTAGCCGCGCCCAAAGCGGTGCAGGCGGCGGCTGTCCGCTCCACGACCCGGGGCACCGACGACGTACCTTTTGCCCTGCGTGTCAGCGCTGCCTGGGCCTGGCGCCTCGGTGTCGTGCTGGTGGTCGCAGCAGGATTGGTCTGGATTCTGCGGAATTTCTCGCTGCTGATCATTCCCTTGATGATCGCCGGGCTGCTCGCGGGGCTGCTCTCGCCGGTCACCGGCTGGCTGCGGCGGAACAAGGTTCCCGGCGGGCTGGCCGTGGCCGTCACGATTGTCGCGTTCCTCGGACTCATCGCCGCTGCCCTGACCCTGGTCGGCCGGCAGCTGGCTCTGGGCTTCCGGGACCTGTGGGATGAAACCCGTTCCGGCGTCGAACAGATCCAGGGCTGGCTGGCATCGGGCCCGCTGCAGATCACCAACACCCAGATGGACTCACTGCTGCAGGAAGCCTCGAACACCCTCCAGCAGAACTCCGCCAACATCCTTTCCGGTGCACTCTCGGTCGGGACCGGCGCCGGCCACTTTGCCGCCGGGGTCCTGCTGACCCTCTTCGCCCTGGTGTTCTTCCTGCTGGACGGCCGCCGCATCTGGCGCTTCGTGGCTGGCCTCCTGCCGCGCCGCGCCCGTTCAGGCGGATATGGTGCCGGAATCCACGGCTGGGAATCCATGGTCAACTATGTCCGGGTCCAGCTGCTGGTCGCCTTTATCGACGCCGTGGGCATCGGCGCGGGCGCTGCCATCATCGGCGTCCCGCTCGCCCTGCCACTGTCCGTCCTGGTGTTCCTGGGATCCTTCGTGCCGCTGATCGGCGCCTTCCTCACCGGTTTTGTTGCCGTCCTGCTGGCCCTCGTGGCAAACGGATGGGTCAACGCACTGATCATGCTCGGCATTGTCCTGCTGGTCCAGCAACTGGAATCGCACATCCTCCAGCCACTGATCATGGGCCGGGCCGTGGCGCTGCATCCGCTGGCCGTGATCCTGGCCGTTACCGGCGGAACCCTTGCCGCCGGGATCCCCGGAGCACTGTTCTCCGTCCCGCTGCTGGCCATCCTGAACACCACGGTCCGCTACATTGCCGGCCGCGGCTGGGAGCGCGACGACGCGCTGGCGCGGGACCCTGTTTTTGCGGCAGTAGGCGCACCGGCGCCGCCACCCGAAGAGAACGATGACGCGTTGGATGACAACGCAGAAGACGAGAAACCACAGTGAACGACCTGGCCCTGCTGCCCGTGACGCTTGATGACATCGAGGAGGCAGCCAAGCTGCTGGACGGGGTGATCGCACGGACCCCCATCGAGGTCTCGCGTGCCCTGGGCCGGCAGACCGGCTCCAATGTCTACTTCAAGTGCGAAAACCTCCAGCGGGCCGGATCGTTCAAGGTCCGCGGCGCGTATGTCCGGATGGCCAAGCTCTCCCCGTCCGAACGCGACCGCGGCGTGGTTGCCGCGTCCGCCGGAAACCACGCGCAGGGTGTTGCAGTTGCCGCAGCCCGCCTGGGCATCAAGGCCCGGATCTTCATGCCCCTGGGCGTGGCCCTGCCGAAGCTTGCCGCCACGCAGGGGCACGGCGCCGAGGTAGTGCTGCACGGACACAACGTTGACGAAGCGCTGGCCGAGGCCCAGCGCTACGCCGACGAGACCGGGGCTGTCCTGGTGCATCCGTTCGACAACGCCGACATCATCGCCGGGCAGGGAACCATCGGCCTGGAACTGCTGGAACAGGTCCCCGATGTGGACACCGTCCTGATGGGGGTCGGCGGCGGCGGCCTGCTGGCCGGCGTCGCGGTCGCAATCAAGGCGCGGGCCAAGGAACTCGGGCGGGAGGTACGCATCATCGGCGTGCAGGCGGAAAACGCCGCCGCGTACCCGCCGTCGCTGGCCGCCGACGCGCTGGTGCCCCTGACCAAGGTGTCAACGATCGCCGACGGCATCGCCGTCGGCCGGCCGGGCCAGCTGCCGTTTTCCATCATCAAGGAACTGGTGGACGACGTCGTCACCGTCAGCGAGGACTCGCTGGCACGTGCGCTGATCTTCCTGCTGGAGCGCTCGAAAATGGTGGTCGAGCCGGCCGGCGCTGTGGGCGTGGCGGCCCTGCTGGACGGCAAGATCGAAAACCCGGGCAACACCGCCGTCATACTCTCCGGCGGCAACATCGACCCGATGCTGATGCTGAAAGTGATCCAGCGCGGCCTGGCCGCAGCGGGCCGCTACCTGGTGGTGCGGATCCTGCTTGATGACCGGCCGGGTTCGCTGGCGACCATTTCCCGGATCATCGCCGAGTCCGATGCGAACGTTACGGGCGTGGACCATACCCGGGTGGGCGGATCGATCAGCATGGGGGACGTGGCCATCACCATCAATATGGAAACCAAGGGACACGAGCACTGCGAACAGGTGCTGAACAACCTGCGTGCCCAAGGATTCCAGCCCGTCGTGCTGCACGGCTAAGGCATGCTGGCGAAGCGGGCCAGGACGGCCCTGTACGTATCCCTGGGCCTGGCGGCACTGATCTGGGCCTGCTATCTGCTGGCCATGGCTGCCGGTCCGGCCCTGCTGTACCAGCTGGGCATCCTGCCACGGCAGCTGCAGGGATTGGACGGCATCGTCTTCGGACCGCTGCTGCATGCCGGAGTCAACCATCTGCTGGGGAACACCCTGCCGCTGGTGGTCTTTTCCTTCCTGACCCTGCTCGAGGGCGTCAGGCGGTATCTGGTGGTCCTCGGCACATCCTGGCTGGCCTCCGGACTGGGTGTCTGGCTCTTCGGGGGCGGACTGACCGTGGGAATTTCCGGCGTCGTCTTCGGATTGTTTGCTTATCTGATGGTGCGCGGCATCTACAACCGGGACATCCTGCAGCTGCTGCTCGGCGGCTTCCTGTTCCTGGTTTACGGATCGCTGCTCTGGGGCGTGCTGCCGGTGTCCATCGGTGTTTCCTGGCAGGCGCACCTCTTCGGCGCGGCCGGGGGAGTGCTTGCCGCGGTGCTGCTCAGCAGGCACCGGCAGGGCAGGGGCACACGCAAAAGCGGGCCCTCCCAATGGAAGGACCCGCGATGACGTGCGAAAAAATCAGGAGCTGTAGGGCTTGGCTGCAATGATCTCCACGGAGATGCTCTTGCCGTTGGGCGCCGTGTACGTGGCGGTGTCGCCGGCCTTCATGCCCTGGATGGCTGCGCCGAGGGGCGACTTTTCGCTGTAGACGTTGATGTCCGAGTCGCCGGCGATTTCGCGGCTTCCCAGCAGGAAGGTCTCCAGATCGCCGGCGATCCTGGCTTCCACCAGCATGCCGGGCTCCACCACGCCGTCGTCCGCCGGGGCCTCGCCCACCTGGGCGGTGCGGAGCAGATGGGTCAGCTGGCGGATGCGTGCCTCAGCCTTGCCCTGCTCTTCCTTGGCCGCGTGGTACCCGCCGTTCTCCTTCAAATCGCCCTCGGACCGTGCCTGCTCAATGCGGGCAACGATTTCCGTGCGGCCGGGGCCGGACAGATGGTCCAGTTCCGCCTTCAGGCGGTCGTAAGACTCCTGAGTGAGCCAAGCGGCAGGTGCGCTGTTGGTGGACACGGGTCTCTCCTTATGTGACGACCGGACCAAACAAACTGGGCCGGTGGCTGAATACGCTTTTAAGGCCGGAATGGCCTGACAAGCAAAGACCCCGCCGGGCGGTGACCGGCTGTGTGCTGATCACCTGGGCGGGGCGTAACGTACGGTCCATACTAGTTCTGAAAACCCGTTTACCCAAGAACCCTGCGGGCTTGATCGCAGAAACCAAACGTGCGCACGGGCAAGGCGGGCCCTCCCTCCAGGGAAATCAGTTGGGGTCGATGGTCCAGCAGGCGTTCACTCCGCCGGTCACACCCAGTGAATCCGTGCGCAGAGCGAGCCGGTGCGCAGTGGTCCGCTCTTCGGCCGGGCCCACTGTAACGTTTTTCCAGCCCACGACGGCATGGGTTTCATTGAGGACCTGGACGGCGCAGGAAACGGTGGCGTCGGTGTCCTTGGTGACCTGGAAATCGACGGTGGCATGCCCGGCGTCGGGAATCGTGAAACCGACATCCTTGAAGGTGACGTCACCGCCCTCGGACGGCAAGGCGAAATAGCCGGCAGCAACCGCACCGAGCAGCAGGGCAGCACCGCCGGCAACGATCTTGGTGCGACGCGAGAGGCCCGGCTTGGGAGCACCGTATCGATTGGCTAATCTTGATGCTGACGGAGAACCATCCGGCGTCTGATCAGGGACCGGCTGCTTGTCAGGACCTTCCTCAATGCTCACCGCTCCATTTTATCGGAGTTTTCCCGTCTGATTTCCGCCGACCTCTCAGGAGCCGCTTCGTGCCGACCGCCCCAACTGACAATTCCCCTGCCCGGGAGCCGCTGCGCCTGCTGGCCGTCCACGCCCATCCGGATGACGAGGCCAGCAAGGGTGCGGCCACCATGGCCGCCTACGCGGCGCAGGGTGTCGAAGTCATGGTGGCCACCTGCACCGGCGGGGAGCGCGGCAGCGTGCTGAACCCGGCCATGGAGTCCAATGCCGGGGCCAAACGGGACCTTGCCGGGCTGCGGCGCACGGAGATGGCCAACGCCCGCAGGGAACTGAACGTGCAGCACCGGTGGCTGGGCTTCATGGACTCGGGTCTTCCCGAGGGGGACCCGCTGCCGGACCTGCCCTTCGGCTGCTTTGCCCTGGAACCCCTGTCCCATGCAGCGGCGCCGCTGGTCAGGCTCGTGCGCCGGTTCCGTCCGCACGTGATCATCAGCTACGACGAGAACGGCGGCTATCCGCACCCGGACCACATCATGGCGCACAAGGTGGCAGTTGAAGCCTTCGAAGCTGCCGGGGATCCGGACCGGTATCCGGGCACCGGGGCGGCCTGGGAGCCGTTGAAGCTCTACTATGACCGCGCGTTCAACCCCGAACGGTTCCGGGCGCTGCACGATGCGCTCATTGAGGCAGGTCTGTCCTCTCCTTACGCGGAGCGGATCGCTGCATGGGCTGAAACCGACACCGAGGGACACCAGCCTCCGGCACCGACCCATCCGACCACCACCCAGATTCAGTGTGGCGACTTTTTCGAGGCCCGCGACCGTGCGCTGAAGAGCCACCGGACGCAGGTTGACCCTGACGGCTTCTTTTTCGCCGTCAACGCCGACTCCCAGCGCAAGGTCTGGCCGTGGGAAGACTATTCGCTGATTATGTCCAGGGTTCAGACCGAGCTCCCGGAGACAGACCTCTTTGCCGGTATCCGCGCTGGTTTAGGATAGGGGGCAGGGACGGCGTAAAGCTGCCTGCTGCCAAGAGAGAGAAAACCCGTGAACTTCCTGTACAGCCTGCCCTCGCTCGTTAACCCAGGCGGAATGGAGGAAGACGAGCTGAAATCCGGTGTCGGTATCGCCGACGTGACACCGGGCCTGCTGGGCTTCCTGGCTACCGCCTTCCTGGTGCTGGTTGTGGTGTTCCTCATCCGCGATATGGTCAAGCGCATCCGCCGTGTCCGTTACCGTGAGCAGGCGCTGACCGGTGTGGGAACCGACGTGTTTATTCCCAGCGCCGAGGAGCCCGGCGCGCTCTCCAAGGAGCCGGCAGCCGGCGACGACGCACGGCCCGGCCGCACCGAACGCGGCTAGGGGCACCTGATGGCCGGGAGACTGGGCAACGAGGCTTCGGCCTACCTGCGCCAGCATGCCGGCAATCCCGTGGACTGGTGGCCCTTCGGCGACGAGGCCTTTGCCGAAGCGCGCCGGCGGAACGTGCCGGTGTTCGTGTCCATCGGCTACGCCGCCTGCCACTGGTGCCACGTCATGGCCCACGAGTCCTTTGAAGACCCGGCCACGGCCGAATACCTCAACCAGAACTTCGTTTCCATCAAGGTGGACCGCGAGGAACGTCCCGACGTCGATGCCGTGTACATGGCGGCCACCCAGGCCATGACCGGACAGGGCGGCTGGCCGATGAGCGTTTTCACCCTGCCGGACGGCCGGACGTTTTACGCGGGGACCTATTTCTCGCCCCGGCGGGTCCAGGGCTTGCCCTCCTTCCCGGATGTGCTGGAGGCGGTGTCCTCCGCCTACCGGGACCGGCCTGCCGAAGTCGAACAGAGCGCCGCCCAGCTGGCCACGCATCTGGCCTCCGCACAGCAGGGCAACCGGCGTCTCCTTGGACCGCTTACGGACAGTGCTGCTGCCGGCATGGTCCCGGCCCCGGACCTGGCCACTGGTTCCGGGGGCGGGACGGACGGCGGCGTTCTGTCCGCCGCCGTGGAGACCCTGGCAGGACTGGAAGACCGGCAGTTCGGCGGCTTCGGCGGGGCTCCCAAGTTCCCGCCTTCCACCACCCTGCGCTTCCTGCTCGCCCACGCACGCAGCGATGCCTCCACGGCAGCCGAAGCCGCTGCGCTGGCGGACCGCACCCTGGGCGCAATGGCCCGCAGCGCGCTCTACGACCAGCTGGAGGGCGGGTTTGCCCGCTACACGGTTGATCGGCGGTGGGCAGTGCCGCACTTTGAAAAGATGCTCTACGACAACGCCCAGTTGCTGGGGCTGTACGCGCAGTGGGCCCGCACGGCCGGCTCCGCCGAGGACCGCAGGCTCGCCCTGCGGGTGACCCGGGAGACCGCCGGATGGCTGGTCGACCGGCTGCGCGTGGACGGCGGCGGCCTGGCTTCGTCCCTGGATGCCGACACGATCGAAAACGGCCACCGGGTGGAGGGCGGCACCTACGTCTGGACCCTCGCCCAGCTGCGCGAGGTCCTGGGTGCTGCCGCCGGCGGGGTGGAGGAGCTGCTGGACCTGCAGGCCGGCAATCTGGGCGCCCACGGAGGGAAGCCCGGCCCCGACGGCGTCTTCGGCTCCACCCTGCACTTCGGGCGTCCGCTGGATCCGGCCGGGGAGGACCTGTGGCTCGGCATCCGTGCCGAGCTGCTGGCTGCCCGTAACCGGCGCCCCCAGCCGGAGCGGGACTCGAAAGTGGTGGCCGGCTGGAACGGGCTGGCGGTGGCTTCGCTGGCTGCCGCCGCCGTCGTGCTTGGCGACGCCGGCGAGCAGGATGCCGCACGGCGCGCCCGGCAGGCCGCAGAGGACGCGGCCGGCTACCTGCTGCGCGTGCACCGGACCGGTACCACCCTGCGGCGGGTCTCCCACAACGGCAGCGCCCAGGGCATCGAGGGCCTGCTGGAGGACTATGCCGGCGTGGCCGAGGGGCTGTTCGCGCTGTATGCGGCCACCGGCAACGAGGACTGGTACACCGCGGCGGAGTCGCTGGTCCGCTCCGCCCAGGAGCGCTTCCTCTCGGCAGGCGTGCTGCAGGACACCGCCATCCGGCCAAACCAGCTCGCCAATGCGCAGGGTGCCCAAGGGGCCGCGGACCCGATGGACGGTCCCGCCCCCAGCGGAACGGCGCTCTTCGCCGGTGTGCTCCTGACCTACTCCGCTTACTCCGGGTCGCTGCAGCACCGGGCCCTGGCGCAGCGGCTGCTCGCCCACGTCGAGATAGTGGCGCCCCGGGCGCCGCAGGCGGTGGGCTGGGCTTTGTCCGTCCTGCAGGCCCTCCAAGACGGTCCGCGCGAACTGGCGGTGACCGGAACCGACGCCGCCAGCGTTCACGGACTGCTGCGCAGCGCGCGCGACGCCGCAGGCCCGGTTCCGGTTCTCGCGTTCCGGATAACGCCGGAGGGTGACGGGAAGGACGGCATCGGGACGGCCGGGACCCGAGTGCCCTTGTTGGAGGGCCGGGAACCGGGATCAAAGCCCGCCGTGGCCTACCTCTGCCGGGGGATGGTGTGCCGGCGCCCGGTGACCAGCGCGCAGGAGCTTACCGAGCTGCTAGCCGAAGGCTGAGGCTACGCGGCGGGCACCGAGAGCACTGCGAGCAGGATGGCAATGTAGTGGCAGGCAAAGCCGGCCAGGGTGAAGGCATGGAAGATCTCATGGAACCCGAACCAGTCCAGTGACGGATTCGGCTTCTTCAGGGCGTAGATCACGGCACCGGCTATGTACATGGCGCCGCCTACACAGACGAGCACCGCTGCGGCGGGATTCACGGTCAGGAAATCCGGAATGTAGACGAGCGCGGCAAGGCCGAGGGCAATGTAGACCGGGGTGTAGAGCCAGCGCGGGGCATTGAGCCACACCAGCCGGAAGAGGACCCCGGCCACCGCCCCGCCCCAGATGAACCAGAGCAGGACTTCGGCTTTTTCCGGGGGCAGCAGGGCCCAGGCCAGCGGCGTGTACGAGCCGGCAATCACCAGCATGATGTTCGTGTGGTCCAGGCGCTTGAGAATCCGCTTGACCTTGGGGGACCAGTTGCCCCGGTGGTAGACCGCCGAAACGCCAAACAGCAGGACTCCGGTGACAGCATAAACGGTGGAAGCAATGCGGGTGCCGGTGGTCGGCGCCAGGGCTATCAGGACTATGCCGGCGGCCAGGACCAGCGGGGTGGCCCCGGCATGCAGCCAGCCACGGAATTTCGGTTTGATATCCAGGATGTCCGCAACGTGCTCGACGGCGGATTCCACCGGTCCGGGAGCGTTCCGTGAGGTGGGATTCCGCTCTGCCGGGGCGGACGACGATGAAGAAGCCATGTAAAAAATCCTAACCTACGCAACGGTAGGTTACGGAGCGGCGAGCTGCCCCCGCAGCCCCGGAAAACCCGCCGCGCACGATCGGTGCGTATTTTGGGAATACACTTTTTAGTGCGCCACCCGCTCCCGGGTCGCGTTACCCCGGCACAGAGGACAGGCAGGTGCGGCTCCGCATGAGGTTCCCGGGCGTTGTGTATGCCTACTACGAGCGCAAGCTGCGCCGCAGCCTCAGCACGGACCGCATTCCCGGACACATCGGCGTCATGGTGGACGGCAACCGGCGCTGGGCAAAGCTCGCCGGTGCGCCCACTGCCGACGGGCACCAGGCCGGCGCAGACAAGATCCTGGAATTCCTTGGCTGGTGCCAGGAACTGGGCGTGCGCCGGGTAACGCTGTACATGCTCTCCACCGACAACCTGAACCGGGATCCGGACGAGCTTGATCCCCTGCTGGACATCATCGGCAACACCCTGGACCGGCTGGGGGAGAAGGGGGACCTGCGGGTCAACGCCGTTGGCGCCCTGGACATCCTGCCGGCCGATCTCAGCCGGAAACTCAACGCGCTCGGGGCCAGCACCGCGGACGCCGAAGGCCTGCACGTCAACGTAGCCATCGGCTACGGCGGACGACGGGAAATCGTGGACGCCGTCAAAGAACTCCTGAACGACGCAGCCGCGCACGGCAAGACCATAGCCGAAATCACCGACGAGCTGTGCGACACCCAGATCTCCGAGTATCTCTATACCCGCGGCCAGCCCGATCCGGAACTGGTGATCCGCACCTCCGGCGAGCAGCGGCTGTCCGGATTCCTGATGTGGCAGAGCGCCTACAGCGAGTTCTATTTCTGCGAGGCACTCTGGCCGGACTTCCGCCGCGTGGACTTCCTGCGCGCGTTGCGCGACTACGCGTCCCGGCAGCGCCGCTTCGGATCCTGATTTCCCGGCACTTGGCCTAAGTTCCCGGTACCCCGCACAAAACGGAACTGTGTCCTGCAGCGGGCAAAGCCCGACCCGGCGTACCTTGGTGCTATTGATCACCCGCACCTATCCGGGGCAGCGCCCCTGAGTGGAGTTTCCCGTGGCTGTGCCTTCTTCCCCGCGAACTTCCCCGCGAACCTCTCCCGAACCCCGTCCGGCACCGGATCCGGCCCTGCAAGGACCGGGCGCCGGGGACGCTCCGGCCGGGTTTGTGCTGGACACCTCGGTGCTGCTTTCGGATCCGAGGGCGGTGCTGCGGTTCGCCGAACACGAGGTGATCCTTCCGCTGGTGGTGATCACCGAACTGGAAAAGAAACGCCACGATCCGGAACTGGGCTATTTCGCCCGCGCCGCCCTGCGCCTGCTCGACGACCTGCGCGCCGAACACGGCGGGCTGGGCGCCCCCGTTCCGCTGGGCGACTCCGGCGGAACCCTGCGGGTGGAGCTGAACCATGTATCGCTGGACGTGCTTCCCCACGGAATCCGCGGCGTCGACAATGACAGCCGTATCCTCGCCGTCGCCCGGGCCCTGGCGGATGAGGGGCGGAACATCACCGTGGTCTCCAAGGACCTGCCGATGCGGGTCAAGGCCTCGGCCGTGGGCCTGCGGGCCGAGGAATACCGTTCCGGCCTGGTCCGGGACACCGGCTGGACCGGCGTCGTGGAACTGGACGTCACGGACGCCGACGTCGACGGCCTGTACGAACACCGTCCGGTCTTCATTCCCGGGGCTGCAGAACAGCCGGTGAACACCGGAGTGGTCCTGGTCTCCGGCCGGGGCTCGGCGCTGGGCCGGGTCGGGGCGGACAAACAGGTGCGGCTGGTCCGCGGCGACCGCGAGGTGTTTGGCCTGCACGGGCGCTCCGCAGAGCAGCGGCTGGCCATTGACCTGC
This window harbors:
- a CDS encoding ANTAR domain-containing protein → MVESTQTELSPARLQVLLLAHPDLDGFLQALAAYLSEHLAPVLGSSAPAGCSLRIVRPRRQPVQVGDGHVHQMPDMAAASVPVPGVEPAIAVLSCFRSRPGPLGAEDVRAVELAAAGIAPALALALRLDGQAHRANNLQAAMESRTVVDLAAGIIMGQNNCSQDRAVEILRSVSNSRNVKIRDVAAGVVAVVTDRVSTHFEE
- a CDS encoding aldose 1-epimerase family protein, whose product is MSAPGYATAAVPATGTQYQLVRDTPTGRAEAKIAALAGALRSYSVDGTEYVETYADSSLPPSACGILLAPWPNRVAGGQWTLDGRTQQLDITEPSLGNASHGLLRNTGYTPAGTPTAGSLTLQAEIFPQHGYPFHLVHAATYSLDDDGGLRVRQHLTNVGGARAPFALGSHPFLRVGSVPVEDLTLTVPGRTRLTVDEQLIPTGQESVSGAGDFRRGRRIGDLLLNTAYTDLEPEDGEYRHRLQAPDGSGVMLWSTPEFGYVHVFVTEAFPGRTRAVALEPMTAPANALNSGEGLRWLEPDQSFAAEWGIRPEPAP
- a CDS encoding AI-2E family transporter, with protein sequence MRPHARSVAAPKAVQAAAVRSTTRGTDDVPFALRVSAAWAWRLGVVLVVAAGLVWILRNFSLLIIPLMIAGLLAGLLSPVTGWLRRNKVPGGLAVAVTIVAFLGLIAAALTLVGRQLALGFRDLWDETRSGVEQIQGWLASGPLQITNTQMDSLLQEASNTLQQNSANILSGALSVGTGAGHFAAGVLLTLFALVFFLLDGRRIWRFVAGLLPRRARSGGYGAGIHGWESMVNYVRVQLLVAFIDAVGIGAGAAIIGVPLALPLSVLVFLGSFVPLIGAFLTGFVAVLLALVANGWVNALIMLGIVLLVQQLESHILQPLIMGRAVALHPLAVILAVTGGTLAAGIPGALFSVPLLAILNTTVRYIAGRGWERDDALARDPVFAAVGAPAPPPEENDDALDDNAEDEKPQ
- the ilvA gene encoding threonine ammonia-lyase encodes the protein MNDLALLPVTLDDIEEAAKLLDGVIARTPIEVSRALGRQTGSNVYFKCENLQRAGSFKVRGAYVRMAKLSPSERDRGVVAASAGNHAQGVAVAAARLGIKARIFMPLGVALPKLAATQGHGAEVVLHGHNVDEALAEAQRYADETGAVLVHPFDNADIIAGQGTIGLELLEQVPDVDTVLMGVGGGGLLAGVAVAIKARAKELGREVRIIGVQAENAAAYPPSLAADALVPLTKVSTIADGIAVGRPGQLPFSIIKELVDDVVTVSEDSLARALIFLLERSKMVVEPAGAVGVAALLDGKIENPGNTAVILSGGNIDPMLMLKVIQRGLAAAGRYLVVRILLDDRPGSLATISRIIAESDANVTGVDHTRVGGSISMGDVAITINMETKGHEHCEQVLNNLRAQGFQPVVLHG
- a CDS encoding rhomboid family intramembrane serine protease, producing MLAKRARTALYVSLGLAALIWACYLLAMAAGPALLYQLGILPRQLQGLDGIVFGPLLHAGVNHLLGNTLPLVVFSFLTLLEGVRRYLVVLGTSWLASGLGVWLFGGGLTVGISGVVFGLFAYLMVRGIYNRDILQLLLGGFLFLVYGSLLWGVLPVSIGVSWQAHLFGAAGGVLAAVLLSRHRQGRGTRKSGPSQWKDPR
- the greA gene encoding transcription elongation factor GreA, coding for MSTNSAPAAWLTQESYDRLKAELDHLSGPGRTEIVARIEQARSEGDLKENGGYHAAKEEQGKAEARIRQLTHLLRTAQVGEAPADDGVVEPGMLVEARIAGDLETFLLGSREIAGDSDINVYSEKSPLGAAIQGMKAGDTATYTAPNGKSISVEIIAAKPYSS
- a CDS encoding DUF4307 domain-containing protein, which produces MSIEEGPDKQPVPDQTPDGSPSASRLANRYGAPKPGLSRRTKIVAGGAALLLGAVAAGYFALPSEGGDVTFKDVGFTIPDAGHATVDFQVTKDTDATVSCAVQVLNETHAVVGWKNVTVGPAEERTTAHRLALRTDSLGVTGGVNACWTIDPN
- the mca gene encoding mycothiol conjugate amidase Mca — translated: MPTAPTDNSPAREPLRLLAVHAHPDDEASKGAATMAAYAAQGVEVMVATCTGGERGSVLNPAMESNAGAKRDLAGLRRTEMANARRELNVQHRWLGFMDSGLPEGDPLPDLPFGCFALEPLSHAAAPLVRLVRRFRPHVIISYDENGGYPHPDHIMAHKVAVEAFEAAGDPDRYPGTGAAWEPLKLYYDRAFNPERFRALHDALIEAGLSSPYAERIAAWAETDTEGHQPPAPTHPTTTQIQCGDFFEARDRALKSHRTQVDPDGFFFAVNADSQRKVWPWEDYSLIMSRVQTELPETDLFAGIRAGLG
- a CDS encoding thioredoxin domain-containing protein translates to MAGRLGNEASAYLRQHAGNPVDWWPFGDEAFAEARRRNVPVFVSIGYAACHWCHVMAHESFEDPATAEYLNQNFVSIKVDREERPDVDAVYMAATQAMTGQGGWPMSVFTLPDGRTFYAGTYFSPRRVQGLPSFPDVLEAVSSAYRDRPAEVEQSAAQLATHLASAQQGNRRLLGPLTDSAAAGMVPAPDLATGSGGGTDGGVLSAAVETLAGLEDRQFGGFGGAPKFPPSTTLRFLLAHARSDASTAAEAAALADRTLGAMARSALYDQLEGGFARYTVDRRWAVPHFEKMLYDNAQLLGLYAQWARTAGSAEDRRLALRVTRETAGWLVDRLRVDGGGLASSLDADTIENGHRVEGGTYVWTLAQLREVLGAAAGGVEELLDLQAGNLGAHGGKPGPDGVFGSTLHFGRPLDPAGEDLWLGIRAELLAARNRRPQPERDSKVVAGWNGLAVASLAAAAVVLGDAGEQDAARRARQAAEDAAGYLLRVHRTGTTLRRVSHNGSAQGIEGLLEDYAGVAEGLFALYAATGNEDWYTAAESLVRSAQERFLSAGVLQDTAIRPNQLANAQGAQGAADPMDGPAPSGTALFAGVLLTYSAYSGSLQHRALAQRLLAHVEIVAPRAPQAVGWALSVLQALQDGPRELAVTGTDAASVHGLLRSARDAAGPVPVLAFRITPEGDGKDGIGTAGTRVPLLEGREPGSKPAVAYLCRGMVCRRPVTSAQELTELLAEG